From the Synechococcus sp. HK01-R genome, one window contains:
- a CDS encoding DUF563 domain-containing protein, with amino-acid sequence MDFYPPQYDKALRQVDFVHNSYLSNVIAFKQLNNVHYCGKSSLIIDEEGLPVMPSSRFKGRIHYVHPLYSDDVDFMRYKDDLDSTHIRVVDEPVVRVVNSDSINNYGHWHLQTLPSIKFLEDLGILGDMYLLLPSLKPWQSSSLRFWFGNSVNILEVRKEVILCKELIHISAADRFDEAKFNGNQFSLYTEKFSSSAPLDGSYIYLTRLDSSRRRVSNELELIEVIKSLGFKSYTMGVLTYKEQIDIMKDARVIVGPHSSSIVNHLFAGSASKVCELHCLAALPGMHASHMRNSALISGKSYYSHISSRNSKQKNDESGKGWHWRVDPISVAKYIKDFI; translated from the coding sequence TTGGATTTCTATCCTCCTCAATACGACAAAGCCCTGAGACAGGTTGATTTCGTGCACAATTCATACCTATCTAATGTAATTGCATTCAAGCAACTTAATAACGTACACTATTGCGGTAAGTCGTCGCTGATCATCGATGAAGAGGGCCTGCCAGTTATGCCGTCGTCAAGGTTCAAGGGAAGAATACATTACGTGCATCCATTATATTCCGATGATGTTGATTTTATGCGCTATAAAGATGACCTTGACTCGACACATATCAGGGTAGTTGATGAGCCTGTTGTCCGGGTAGTGAATAGTGATTCTATAAACAACTATGGTCATTGGCACTTGCAGACTTTGCCTTCAATTAAGTTCTTAGAAGACTTAGGCATTCTCGGTGATATGTACTTACTTTTGCCATCACTAAAGCCGTGGCAGAGTAGTTCATTGCGGTTCTGGTTTGGGAATAGCGTTAATATATTAGAAGTCAGGAAGGAGGTCATCTTGTGCAAGGAGCTAATCCATATTTCGGCTGCAGATAGATTCGATGAGGCTAAGTTTAACGGGAATCAGTTTTCCCTTTACACAGAGAAGTTCTCATCATCCGCTCCTCTGGATGGCTCCTATATATACCTTACTCGCCTTGACTCCTCTCGAAGAAGAGTGTCCAATGAGCTTGAGCTTATTGAGGTAATAAAATCGCTAGGCTTCAAATCTTATACGATGGGAGTTTTAACCTACAAAGAGCAGATTGATATCATGAAAGACGCAAGAGTAATAGTCGGCCCTCATTCAAGTTCAATCGTCAATCATTTATTTGCGGGTTCTGCCTCTAAAGTTTGTGAATTGCATTGCCTAGCAGCACTTCCCGGCATGCACGCATCCCATATGCGGAACTCGGCCTTGATCTCCGGTAAGAGTTACTATTCTCACATCAGCTCGCGCAACTCAAAGCAAAAAAACGATGAGTCAGGAAAAGGATGGCACTGGAGGGTGGACCCCATAAGTGTCGCTAAATACATTAAAGATTTCATTTGA
- a CDS encoding type II toxin-antitoxin system YhaV family toxin, translating into MRWMLNDIPQDPCRNEYRQGSTFGSEHRHWYRAKFFQQYRLFFRYQRSRVIVLGWVNGTATKRAYGS; encoded by the coding sequence ATGCGTTGGATGCTCAACGACATCCCCCAAGACCCCTGCCGCAACGAATACCGCCAGGGTTCCACCTTCGGCTCTGAGCACCGCCATTGGTACCGGGCCAAGTTCTTTCAGCAATACCGCCTCTTTTTCCGTTATCAGCGATCGAGAGTGATCGTTCTGGGGTGGGTGAACGGCACGGCCACCAAGCGGGCCTATGGCAGCTAG
- the rpsR gene encoding 30S ribosomal protein S18 gives MSSSFFKKRLSPIKPGDPIDYKDVDLLKKFITERGKILPRRLTGLTAKQQRDLTNAVKRARIVALLPFVNPEG, from the coding sequence ATGTCCAGCTCCTTCTTCAAGAAGCGTCTTTCTCCGATCAAGCCCGGCGATCCCATCGATTACAAAGATGTGGATCTGCTCAAGAAATTCATCACTGAGCGCGGCAAGATCCTTCCCCGTCGTCTCACCGGCCTCACCGCCAAGCAACAGCGAGACCTCACGAACGCCGTGAAGCGTGCCCGCATCGTGGCGCTTCTGCCTTTTGTGAATCCAGAGGGTTGA
- a CDS encoding bifunctional 2-polyprenyl-6-hydroxyphenol methylase/3-demethylubiquinol 3-O-methyltransferase UbiG → MATFGDSRPPAILDAGCGSGVFSQMIFHKGFSVVGVDINKSAITQALQSTAGLRQASDGASGRRLDFLCGDILSSDCRALQVGSFDGVICQLVISIVGPGHDRAALLANLYKALRPGGYLYLSASGVSDDINPMYAELYRSDAEVTNEPHTYVSRNDQGKALYFTHHFSEEELHQLLKNAGFTDQRIDKKRETSSRRNTQSAYFFYCCCRKPLAPKYLY, encoded by the coding sequence ATGGCCACGTTCGGCGATTCAAGGCCGCCCGCCATTCTCGATGCTGGATGCGGTAGTGGAGTATTCAGCCAAATGATTTTTCACAAGGGCTTTTCTGTTGTTGGTGTTGATATTAACAAATCTGCCATAACGCAAGCCCTTCAATCCACTGCAGGATTGAGGCAAGCCTCAGATGGTGCTTCTGGCAGGCGCCTCGATTTCTTGTGCGGCGATATTCTTAGCTCGGATTGCCGAGCTTTGCAAGTTGGTTCGTTTGACGGTGTAATCTGCCAACTTGTCATTTCGATTGTTGGGCCAGGCCATGACCGAGCCGCCCTGCTTGCGAATCTATACAAAGCACTTCGCCCCGGTGGCTATCTCTATCTTTCAGCTTCGGGCGTATCCGATGACATCAACCCCATGTATGCTGAGCTCTACAGGTCAGACGCAGAAGTCACTAATGAACCGCACACGTATGTATCACGCAACGATCAAGGCAAAGCTTTGTACTTCACGCATCATTTCTCAGAAGAGGAGCTGCATCAATTGTTGAAAAATGCTGGTTTTACGGATCAACGCATCGACAAAAAGAGAGAGACAAGCAGCCGAAGAAATACTCAGTCTGCTTACTTCTTTTATTGCTGCTGTCGCAAGCCTTTGGCGCCTAAGTATTTATATTAA
- a CDS encoding IS3 family transposase — protein sequence MVRRVVGQHRSSQRHGGKVLNIEEARLRLRLREIAAVHIRWGLRMAYRLLRREGWTVNYKRVQRLWREEGLERPTPRKRKRAWPADGSAWRHRAEHPHHVWAMDFQFDATAAGSSS from the coding sequence ATGGTTCGCCGTGTGGTTGGCCAGCACCGCAGCAGCCAGCGCCATGGCGGCAAGGTCCTCAACATTGAGGAGGCAAGGCTCCGCCTTCGTCTCCGGGAGATTGCCGCGGTACACATCCGCTGGGGCCTGCGCATGGCCTACCGCCTGCTGCGGCGAGAGGGCTGGACGGTGAACTACAAGCGTGTGCAACGGCTTTGGCGGGAGGAAGGCCTGGAGCGGCCTACACCCAGGAAGCGAAAGCGGGCATGGCCCGCAGATGGCTCGGCATGGCGTCATCGGGCTGAGCATCCCCACCATGTATGGGCCATGGATTTCCAGTTCGATGCCACGGCCGCCGGCTCAAGTTCCTGA
- a CDS encoding transposase has translation MKRTRHTVEQIIRKLKTSKQLIAQGKTVIEVCRLIEVTQPTYHRWRQQNGGMQAEVARRLTQLEKENARLKKLLAEAELENAIDVAPGNWSRVNESPHPARLGRGLHHETHPPHTRADHPQAQNR, from the coding sequence ATGAAACGGACCAGGCACACGGTGGAGCAGATCATCCGCAAGCTCAAGACCTCCAAGCAGCTGATCGCCCAGGGCAAGACCGTCATCGAGGTTTGCCGCCTCATCGAGGTGACGCAGCCGACCTACCACCGCTGGCGGCAGCAGAACGGCGGGATGCAGGCCGAGGTGGCCAGGCGGCTGACCCAGCTCGAGAAGGAGAACGCTCGCCTCAAGAAGCTGCTGGCGGAGGCAGAGCTGGAGAATGCCATTGACGTGGCCCCTGGAAATTGGTCCAGGGTGAATGAGAGTCCTCATCCGGCCAGGCTGGGCCGGGGACTTCACCATGAAACGCATCCGCCACACACCCGAGCAGATCATCCGCAAGCTCAAAACCGCTGA
- a CDS encoding integrase core domain-containing protein: MDFVYNSRFRDEFLNTELFATVAEAQGLADRWRWEYNTRGPNSVLQGRRTLEAAQAAAA; this comes from the coding sequence CTGGACTTCGTCTACAACAGCCGTTTCAGGGATGAATTCCTCAACACCGAGCTGTTTGCCACGGTGGCGGAAGCCCAGGGCTTGGCTGATCGTTGGCGCTGGGAGTACAACACACGCGGGCCGAATTCGGTCCTTCAGGGGCGTCGAACCCTGGAGGCAGCACAAGCAGCTGCTGCATAA
- a CDS encoding SDR family oxidoreductase has protein sequence MPFLNQRNQLQNGLVVVSGASRGIGRELVHVLLASGIEVVALSRQACKPAENLTALSADLSDADGLSTAVDMLKTVIDGRPVAGLVNAAGDVKPLGALIHQSTSDLLRALCLMAVAPVRLAAAVAPFMPTGGRILNLSTRSAQAIFPGLGAYCMSKHALHAVTESLRHDLNPKITVAELIPGEVDTGMQADLRNPDPDEFPLASFFRGNRANLIPAAIAAQFCNWVLTQTTPEEFNRPEPWFIYDRADQPRWLTEGSAFDYTEP, from the coding sequence GTGCCGTTTCTGAATCAGCGCAATCAACTACAGAATGGCTTGGTTGTGGTGAGCGGCGCCAGCCGAGGAATCGGGCGTGAATTGGTGCACGTGTTACTGGCCTCTGGGATCGAGGTGGTGGCACTGTCACGACAAGCTTGCAAGCCTGCCGAGAACCTCACTGCACTGAGCGCAGATCTCAGCGACGCGGACGGGCTCAGTACCGCTGTCGACATGTTGAAGACTGTGATCGACGGCAGACCTGTGGCGGGGCTGGTGAATGCGGCTGGAGATGTGAAGCCGTTAGGAGCTCTGATTCACCAGAGCACATCTGATCTGCTGCGAGCATTGTGTCTGATGGCTGTGGCGCCGGTTCGACTAGCTGCTGCAGTCGCGCCATTCATGCCAACAGGCGGCAGAATCCTCAACTTATCGACTCGGTCAGCGCAGGCGATCTTTCCAGGCCTTGGTGCTTACTGCATGAGCAAGCACGCTTTGCATGCCGTTACTGAAAGTCTGCGGCATGATCTGAATCCGAAAATCACCGTTGCAGAGTTGATTCCCGGGGAGGTGGATACTGGTATGCAAGCCGACCTACGCAACCCAGATCCTGATGAATTCCCACTCGCTTCGTTCTTCCGTGGCAACCGCGCCAATCTGATACCTGCTGCTATAGCGGCTCAGTTCTGTAATTGGGTGCTCACCCAGACCACGCCAGAGGAGTTCAACCGACCTGAGCCCTGGTTCATTTATGACCGAGCGGATCAGCCCCGCTGGCTCACTGAAGGTAGTGCGTTTGACTACACAGAGCCATGA
- a CDS encoding transposase — protein sequence MKRIRHTPEQIIRKLKTAEQLIAQGKTVADVCRAIEVTQPTYHRWKQQYGGMQAEEAKRLTQLEKENARL from the coding sequence ATGAAACGCATCCGCCACACACCCGAGCAGATCATCCGCAAGCTCAAAACCGCTGAGCAGTTGATCGCCCAGGGCAAGACCGTCGCCGACGTCTGCCGCGCCATTGAGGTCACCCAGCCGACCTACCACCGCTGGAAACAGCAGTACGGCGGCATGCAGGCCGAGGAAGCCAAACGGCTGACTCAGCTGGAGAAGGAGAACGCCCGCCTCTAG
- a CDS encoding cation:proton antiporter translates to MISLDLEGFFCFTDPGAAATRPKAEMMTARLAQTLVLGSLLITFNIPSPHLEGTLLPRGFFLGVGLIYLAALAVDRLAASWRIPGAAAVLLLGLLIPTAWLNQSQLLDAIHEETVHRVSLALLMFYAGLRTDFRRIRGMAMAGLRLGSTGVVITVATTASALLLLSPWLFHHIPPAAALLAVCCLGATDSGAIEDLLQAVGHPIRARLRHLLQFEAAVSSLVTLLGFGMLAGVLQANHHGDHQALHGLFAMRLTEQLAAVGLHLLAGVMAGLVVGGVAPRLIDALVRSEPMLLLVTVALAFVAYGFGQILGGGGLLAVFVAGVLLSNGRYRIGRFEQQALCRVMHPLNTAAEITVLLLLGLLVKPVALLSVLALGLALAVVVPVARLLMVIVLLPAKRFPWHNRLVVAGFGLRGAVPLALAVSMTEELPHLSGVAAPLAEPLGEQLLALLFIIVLADLLLQPLLVRHSKLVNPNNVKP, encoded by the coding sequence TTGATCAGCCTGGACTTGGAGGGGTTCTTCTGCTTCACCGACCCTGGTGCTGCAGCGACAAGGCCAAAGGCTGAGATGATGACGGCAAGGTTGGCTCAGACCTTGGTGCTTGGCTCTTTACTGATTACCTTCAACATTCCCAGCCCTCATCTGGAGGGCACGCTGTTACCGCGAGGTTTCTTCCTCGGCGTTGGCTTGATCTATCTGGCAGCCCTTGCCGTCGACCGACTGGCGGCGAGCTGGCGAATTCCAGGGGCTGCCGCTGTCTTGCTCCTGGGCCTCCTCATTCCCACGGCATGGTTGAACCAGTCCCAGCTCCTTGATGCCATTCACGAGGAAACCGTGCATCGGGTCAGCCTGGCGCTGCTGATGTTCTACGCCGGTCTTAGGACCGATTTCAGGCGTATTCGCGGTATGGCCATGGCTGGTCTGCGGCTTGGCTCTACAGGCGTTGTGATCACAGTTGCGACTACGGCTTCGGCACTGCTTTTACTCTCGCCTTGGCTCTTCCATCACATACCACCGGCCGCCGCGTTGCTGGCTGTCTGCTGCCTGGGAGCCACGGACAGTGGGGCCATCGAAGATCTGCTGCAAGCCGTTGGTCATCCGATCCGTGCGCGCTTGAGGCATCTCTTGCAGTTTGAGGCGGCGGTGAGTTCGCTGGTCACATTGCTGGGGTTTGGGATGTTAGCTGGTGTTCTACAGGCCAACCACCATGGTGATCATCAAGCACTGCATGGTCTGTTTGCGATGCGGCTGACTGAACAGCTCGCGGCTGTAGGTCTTCACCTGCTGGCAGGTGTCATGGCCGGCCTGGTCGTGGGTGGCGTGGCACCGCGCTTGATTGATGCCCTGGTGCGTTCTGAGCCGATGTTGTTGTTGGTCACAGTGGCGCTGGCGTTCGTGGCATACGGGTTCGGCCAGATCCTTGGTGGTGGAGGGCTGCTGGCCGTTTTCGTGGCGGGCGTGTTGCTATCGAATGGTCGTTACCGAATCGGTCGCTTTGAGCAGCAGGCCCTGTGCCGGGTCATGCATCCGCTCAACACGGCCGCTGAAATCACGGTGTTGCTGCTGCTTGGTTTGCTGGTGAAGCCCGTGGCATTGCTGTCAGTACTGGCTCTAGGTCTTGCACTCGCGGTGGTGGTTCCCGTGGCTCGGCTGCTGATGGTCATCGTGCTGTTGCCTGCAAAGCGGTTCCCCTGGCACAATCGCCTCGTGGTTGCCGGATTTGGATTGCGGGGGGCAGTGCCCTTGGCGTTGGCGGTGTCGATGACGGAAGAGCTACCGCATCTCAGTGGCGTTGCAGCACCCTTGGCCGAACCCTTGGGAGAGCAACTCTTGGCTCTGCTTTTTATTATCGTATTGGCTGATTTGTTGCTCCAGCCTCTGTTGGTTCGACATTCAAAACTGGTCAACCCAAATAATGTCAAACCCTAA
- the rpmG gene encoding 50S ribosomal protein L33 — MAKNKGVRIVITLECTECRSNPAKRSPGVSRYTTEKNRRNTTERLEIKKFCPHCNKSTPHKEIK; from the coding sequence ATGGCCAAGAACAAGGGCGTCCGGATCGTGATCACTCTCGAGTGCACCGAATGCCGGTCCAATCCCGCCAAGCGCTCTCCCGGTGTGTCCCGCTACACCACCGAGAAGAATCGCCGGAACACCACCGAACGGCTGGAGATCAAGAAGTTCTGTCCCCACTGCAACAAGTCGACTCCCCACAAGGAGATCAAGTGA
- a CDS encoding amidohydrolase family protein, with product MKNTTQIDTLVSGGIIVTMDHNRRVIHDGAIAISGGQIVAVGDRHELHSSYEALNHIDANGRTVIPGLINGHAHIPMTLFRGLADDEDLDDWLEHTIFPAEAMNVDEAFVRCGTRLGLAELIRGGVTTVCDMYYYENAVAEEMVVAGLRGVLGQVLIDFPAPDCVDYNAAMDTLHRFVERWHGHPLITPSIAPHAPYTVGDDHLIAAHRFAIEHNCPLIIHLAETQHEVLESIRLKGHRPVEHLARLGVLSEAMVAAHVVWADDHELELLAQHGVGVVHNPQSNMKLASGVARLPQMLSRNISVGLGTDGSASNNDLSLWEEIDTAAKLHKLITLDPKVVSAQEAFELATIHGARALHLDHMIGSLEVGKRADIVVIQMDPIDQIPLRSIYSALVYATKANDVCDLMVDGRVLLRDRQLTTLDEDLIREEGLVLRRQIIERLQPSV from the coding sequence ATGAAAAATACCACGCAAATCGATACTCTTGTCTCAGGGGGTATCATTGTCACCATGGATCACAATCGGCGCGTCATCCATGATGGCGCGATTGCCATTAGCGGTGGTCAAATTGTAGCGGTGGGCGATCGACATGAGCTGCACTCGTCCTACGAAGCTCTGAATCACATCGATGCCAATGGTCGAACAGTGATACCTGGTCTGATCAATGGTCACGCCCATATTCCAATGACTCTGTTCCGTGGTTTAGCGGATGATGAGGACCTTGACGACTGGCTAGAACATACGATCTTTCCTGCAGAGGCGATGAATGTCGATGAAGCATTCGTCCGTTGCGGAACACGTCTGGGACTCGCAGAGCTGATCCGAGGAGGTGTCACCACTGTTTGCGATATGTACTACTACGAGAATGCAGTAGCTGAAGAGATGGTGGTCGCCGGATTACGCGGTGTACTTGGTCAAGTTCTTATCGATTTTCCCGCTCCGGATTGTGTCGATTACAACGCGGCGATGGACACTTTGCATCGCTTTGTCGAACGTTGGCATGGACACCCTCTAATCACACCGTCCATTGCTCCGCACGCCCCCTACACCGTTGGGGATGACCATCTGATTGCAGCACACCGTTTCGCTATTGAGCACAATTGTCCACTGATCATCCATCTCGCAGAAACTCAGCACGAGGTGTTGGAGAGCATCCGCCTTAAAGGGCACAGACCTGTGGAGCATCTGGCGCGCCTTGGGGTACTCAGCGAGGCCATGGTGGCTGCCCATGTTGTCTGGGCTGACGACCACGAACTCGAGCTGCTGGCCCAGCATGGCGTCGGCGTGGTGCACAACCCACAATCGAATATGAAACTTGCTTCAGGTGTAGCGCGTCTCCCGCAAATGTTGTCGCGCAATATAAGTGTCGGTCTCGGTACAGACGGATCAGCCTCCAACAACGACCTCAGCCTCTGGGAGGAAATTGATACGGCAGCCAAATTGCATAAGTTAATCACTCTTGATCCCAAGGTGGTGTCAGCGCAGGAAGCATTTGAGCTCGCCACCATTCATGGTGCAAGAGCCTTGCATTTGGATCACATGATTGGCTCTTTGGAGGTGGGCAAGCGTGCGGATATTGTCGTAATCCAGATGGATCCCATCGATCAAATCCCACTACGAAGCATCTACTCGGCACTGGTCTATGCCACGAAAGCGAATGATGTATGCGATTTGATGGTTGATGGACGTGTCCTCTTGCGTGATCGCCAGTTAACCACACTCGATGAGGATCTGATTAGAGAAGAAGGGCTTGTGCTTCGACGACAGATTATTGAACGGCTTCAGCCCTCTGTCTAA
- a CDS encoding ribonuclease catalytic domain-containing protein, with the protein MRREWGETWVLLHESGETLELNEFAGLVCAEDGAAQRAACWLALQSDQDLFRLKQEGVVARSLSDVRMRRRERQHQKLIERREERWRQLLKLAQPVELATLDPTHQNWIAAIKELASGKRSLDSLDPDLQGSLRRLRLGEDRGDLRHLLAALGQWDRHQLMSMDGTSWCQGFSQTLQEEAQHLLVKHAQQLPGDAERLDLTHQRCVTIDDDDTRDIDDGLALERRSDGRLRIWIHVADPGRLVAPDSPLDLEARRRGSSLYLARGILPMFPEILSTGPFSLLAGQRNAAWSTWVELDDSGEIEAYSIERSWVSPRYRLSYEDADELIDLAPPEEADLAELNDLLERRREWRVRHGALLMDLPEGRIRCRNDEQPSVEITEPSPSRLMVAEAMILAGAVAARFGVEHDLALPFRSQLPADLPSPAQLDELPDGAVRFAAIKRCLSRGLMGTAAAPHFSLGLSAYAQATSPIRRYGDLVVQRQIEAQLSGEIPLNPDALQELLNSFDSAVREGIAISREDQRHWQQVWFEAHNSEQWQADFLRWLRPQDRLGLVRIEELAMDLAAECPANAEPGEPLLLRVQQVDSLRDQLKLVASTR; encoded by the coding sequence ATGCGTCGCGAATGGGGCGAAACATGGGTCTTACTTCATGAATCCGGCGAGACGCTTGAGCTGAACGAATTCGCGGGGTTGGTGTGCGCCGAAGACGGAGCCGCTCAGCGCGCAGCATGCTGGCTAGCTCTGCAATCGGATCAAGACCTGTTCCGCCTCAAACAGGAGGGAGTGGTCGCCCGCAGTCTCAGCGATGTGCGGATGAGACGGCGTGAGCGACAGCATCAAAAGCTGATCGAGCGGAGAGAGGAACGCTGGAGACAGCTGCTGAAACTCGCTCAACCCGTTGAATTGGCAACACTCGATCCCACGCATCAAAACTGGATCGCAGCGATCAAAGAACTTGCCTCCGGCAAACGCAGCCTCGATTCACTGGATCCAGACCTACAGGGATCGCTCCGACGCCTACGCCTTGGTGAAGATCGTGGCGACCTGCGCCATCTACTGGCGGCACTTGGCCAGTGGGACCGCCATCAGCTCATGAGTATGGACGGCACGAGCTGGTGCCAAGGATTCAGCCAAACGCTTCAAGAAGAAGCTCAACACCTGCTGGTCAAGCACGCTCAGCAACTGCCTGGTGATGCTGAACGCCTTGATCTCACCCACCAGCGCTGCGTCACGATCGACGATGACGACACCCGCGATATCGACGACGGCCTGGCGCTGGAGCGCAGATCCGATGGCAGGCTTCGGATCTGGATCCATGTAGCCGATCCCGGACGCTTGGTTGCACCTGATTCCCCCCTGGATCTGGAGGCACGACGACGGGGCAGCAGCCTTTATTTGGCCAGGGGCATCCTGCCGATGTTCCCTGAAATCCTCTCCACCGGTCCGTTCAGCTTGCTGGCCGGGCAACGCAATGCCGCTTGGAGCACCTGGGTAGAGCTGGATGACAGCGGTGAAATCGAGGCCTATAGCATCGAACGGAGCTGGGTGAGCCCGCGCTATCGGCTCAGTTATGAGGATGCCGATGAGTTGATCGACCTTGCCCCGCCCGAAGAGGCCGATCTGGCGGAGCTCAACGACTTGCTCGAGCGACGCCGCGAATGGCGGGTCCGTCATGGAGCGCTGTTAATGGATCTGCCGGAGGGCAGGATCCGCTGTCGCAACGACGAGCAACCGAGCGTTGAAATCACCGAACCAAGTCCATCACGGCTGATGGTGGCTGAGGCCATGATCCTGGCGGGGGCGGTGGCGGCTCGTTTTGGCGTGGAGCACGACTTGGCCTTGCCCTTCCGCAGTCAGTTGCCGGCGGATCTTCCTTCACCTGCACAACTGGATGAGCTTCCCGACGGGGCGGTGCGCTTTGCGGCAATCAAGCGCTGCCTCAGTCGCGGTCTGATGGGCACCGCAGCAGCGCCCCACTTCAGCCTGGGTTTATCCGCCTATGCCCAAGCCACATCACCCATCCGCCGCTACGGAGATCTGGTGGTGCAACGTCAAATTGAGGCCCAACTGAGCGGCGAGATACCCCTGAATCCAGATGCGCTGCAGGAGCTGCTCAATAGTTTCGATAGCGCCGTGCGTGAGGGGATCGCGATCTCCCGGGAAGATCAGCGTCACTGGCAGCAGGTGTGGTTTGAAGCTCACAACAGCGAGCAGTGGCAAGCCGATTTTCTGCGCTGGCTCCGCCCCCAGGATCGGCTCGGCCTGGTGCGAATCGAGGAGCTGGCCATGGACCTAGCTGCGGAATGCCCTGCGAACGCCGAGCCCGGTGAACCATTGCTGCTGCGGGTTCAGCAGGTGGATTCCCTGCGCGATCAACTGAAGCTTGTGGCGTCAACCAGATGA
- a CDS encoding transposase translates to MRHTAEQIIRKLKTAEQLIAQCTTVADVCRAIEVTQLTYHRWKQQYGGM, encoded by the coding sequence ATCCGCCACACAGCCGAGCAGATCATCCGCAAGCTCAAAACCGCTGAGCAGCTGATCGCCCAGTGCACAACCGTCGCTGATGTTTGCCGCGCCATCGAGGTCACCCAGCTGACCTATCACCGCTGGAAGCAGCAGTACGGAGGGATGTAG
- a CDS encoding transposase, translated as MASRSTRPLLRHRLRTTATALLQHVRDRWSIENSWHWLRDVPLREHAHRYRGNNGVQILDMLRRLAVNVLRWK; from the coding sequence ATGGCAAGCAGATCGACGAGACCCTTACTACGTCACCGTCTCAGGACCACAGCCACAGCCTTGCTGCAACATGTGAGAGACCGCTGGTCGATCGAGAACAGCTGGCACTGGCTGCGAGATGTGCCGCTGCGGGAACACGCCCACCGCTACCGCGGGAACAACGGCGTCCAGATCCTGGACATGCTGCGCCGCCTGGCCGTCAATGTCCTGCGCTGGAAGTGA
- a CDS encoding transposase, with protein sequence MAQALRDWCEASTTTSKAYSAPGSIWENGFAESFNGRFRDEFLNTDLLTTAPEAQILADRWRWQYNSLRPHSALQGRTPLEAAQAAAA encoded by the coding sequence ATTGCCCAGGCTCTACGCGACTGGTGTGAGGCCAGCACCACTACCAGCAAGGCTTACAGCGCGCCTGGATCGATCTGGGAGAATGGATTCGCAGAATCGTTCAACGGCCGGTTCCGGGATGAGTTCCTCAACACCGATCTGTTGACCACTGCTCCGGAAGCACAGATCCTGGCTGATCGTTGGCGCTGGCAGTACAACTCACTCAGGCCGCACTCGGCCCTCCAGGGGCGTACTCCCCTGGAGGCAGCTCAAGCAGCTGCTGCATAA